From the Nodularia sp. NIES-3585 genome, one window contains:
- the devC gene encoding ABC transporter permease DevC, with protein sequence MILNIPLAWLQLAKQKVRFVVALAGIAFVSVLMFLQIGFQDALYASATQLHKTLDGQLFLISIQYQSLTSNQSFPRQRLYQILGFEDVESVSPLYVQFAKLKNPQTGFKYPIYVLGFDPVKSILNLPNVQENIHLLQLPDHVLFDRASRPEFGPIAEKFTQGKTVKAEIFSYVGLVGYKVQIGNLFSLGPSFGVDGNLIVSTSSFLRIFQERSVQNIDIGLIKLKPGADHQKVLADLAAKLPKDVRIIAREDFIKLEKDYWTLRTPIGFVFNFMVIMGFVVGVIVVYQILYSNISNHLAEYATLKAMGFKNKYLLSIVFQQAIILASLGYVPGFTISLGLYDIAKNATKLPVMMNLERAIFVFVLAMIMCLFSGFLSTNKLRNVDPADIF encoded by the coding sequence ATGATTCTCAACATACCTCTAGCTTGGCTACAATTAGCCAAACAAAAAGTGCGCTTTGTTGTCGCTTTAGCTGGAATTGCTTTTGTATCTGTATTAATGTTTCTGCAAATTGGTTTCCAGGATGCTCTTTATGCCAGTGCTACACAGTTGCATAAGACACTGGATGGACAATTATTTTTAATTAGTATTCAATATCAATCTTTGACATCTAACCAAAGTTTTCCTCGTCAGCGTTTATACCAAATTTTAGGTTTTGAAGATGTCGAATCGGTTAGCCCTTTATATGTCCAATTTGCTAAACTCAAGAATCCACAGACTGGTTTTAAATATCCCATATATGTACTGGGATTTGATCCAGTAAAATCAATTCTTAACTTGCCAAACGTTCAGGAAAATATCCATTTATTACAACTTCCTGACCACGTTTTATTTGACCGCGCTTCTCGTCCAGAATTTGGACCAATTGCTGAAAAATTCACCCAGGGAAAAACAGTAAAAGCTGAAATTTTTAGCTATGTTGGCTTAGTTGGTTACAAAGTACAAATTGGCAACTTATTTAGTTTAGGGCCTTCCTTTGGAGTCGATGGAAATTTAATAGTTAGTACTTCAAGTTTTCTGCGGATATTTCAAGAGCGTTCTGTACAAAATATAGACATAGGTTTAATTAAACTCAAACCTGGTGCTGACCATCAAAAAGTTTTAGCAGATTTAGCAGCTAAGTTACCTAAAGATGTCAGAATAATTGCTCGTGAAGATTTTATTAAATTAGAAAAAGACTATTGGACTCTGAGAACACCTATTGGCTTTGTGTTTAATTTCATGGTGATTATGGGCTTTGTGGTTGGTGTGATTGTTGTCTATCAAATTCTCTATAGTAATATTTCTAATCATTTAGCTGAATATGCCACACTCAAAGCTATGGGGTTTAAAAACAAATATCTTTTGAGTATTGTTTTTCAACAAGCTATAATTCTAGCATCTTTAGGGTATGTTCCAGGCTTTACTATTTCTCTGGGTTTATACGATATAGCCAAAAATGCGACGAAGTTACCTGTAATGATGAATTTAGAAAGGGCAATTTTTGTGTTTGTGCTAGCCATGATTATGTGTTTATTCTCTGGCTTTTTATCTACAAATAAGCTACGAAATGTAGACCCAGCAGATATTTTTTAA
- the bchB gene encoding ferredoxin:protochlorophyllide reductase (ATP-dependent) subunit B, translating to MKLAYWMYAGPAHIGTLRVASSFKNVHAIMHAPLGDDYFNVMRSMLSREKNFTPVTTSVVDRNVLARGSQEKVVDNIIRKDGEEHPDLIVLTPTCTSSILQEDLHNFVERAQLEAKGDVMLADVNHYRFNELQAADRTLHQIVQYYIEKARKRGELPEGKTAKPSVNIIGNSTLGFHNNHDCTELKRLMADLGIEINTMIPEGASVHDLKKLPQAWFNLVPYRELGLATAAYLEEQFGTPCVDITPMGVVETARCIRKIQQVINAQGAEANYEEFISEQTLNVSQAVWFSRSIDCQNLTGKKAVVFGDNTHAAAMTKILAREMGIHVVWAGTYCKYDADWFREQVSEYCDEVLITDDHGEIGDAIARVEPSAIFGTQMERHVGKRLDIPCGVIASPIHVQNFPIGYKPFLGYEGTNQITDLIYNSFTLGMEDHLLEIFGGHDTKEVITKGISADSDLNWSKDGQAELNKIPGFVRGKVKRNTEKFARERGFKEINAEVLYAAKESVGA from the coding sequence ATGAAATTAGCTTACTGGATGTATGCAGGGCCAGCCCACATCGGCACACTGCGGGTTGCGAGTTCATTTAAAAATGTCCATGCGATTATGCACGCCCCACTAGGCGATGACTACTTTAACGTCATGCGCTCCATGTTATCACGGGAGAAAAACTTCACCCCGGTGACCACCAGTGTAGTTGACCGCAACGTTTTAGCCAGGGGTTCTCAAGAAAAAGTGGTAGATAACATCATCCGCAAAGATGGTGAAGAACACCCAGATTTAATTGTGTTAACTCCCACCTGCACATCCAGCATTCTCCAAGAAGATTTACACAACTTTGTGGAACGGGCGCAGCTAGAAGCCAAAGGCGATGTCATGTTAGCGGATGTCAACCACTACCGCTTCAACGAACTGCAAGCCGCAGACCGCACCCTGCACCAAATTGTGCAGTATTACATCGAAAAAGCCCGGAAGCGGGGCGAATTACCAGAAGGTAAAACCGCCAAACCTTCTGTTAACATTATTGGTAATTCTACTCTTGGTTTTCATAATAACCACGACTGCACCGAACTCAAACGGCTAATGGCTGATTTGGGAATTGAAATTAATACGATGATTCCTGAAGGTGCTTCAGTTCATGACTTGAAAAAATTACCCCAAGCTTGGTTTAACTTGGTTCCTTACCGAGAACTGGGTTTAGCCACTGCGGCTTACTTAGAAGAACAATTTGGAACGCCTTGTGTAGATATTACCCCAATGGGTGTAGTAGAAACTGCTAGATGTATCCGTAAGATTCAACAGGTAATTAACGCCCAAGGTGCTGAAGCTAACTATGAAGAATTCATCAGCGAACAAACCCTGAATGTATCTCAAGCTGTGTGGTTTTCCCGTTCCATCGACTGTCAAAACTTGACTGGTAAAAAAGCCGTAGTCTTTGGGGACAATACCCACGCTGCGGCGATGACCAAGATTTTAGCCAGAGAAATGGGGATACACGTTGTTTGGGCGGGAACCTACTGTAAATATGATGCTGACTGGTTCCGCGAACAAGTGAGCGAATATTGCGACGAAGTACTGATTACCGACGATCACGGAGAAATTGGGGATGCGATCGCCCGCGTCGAACCCTCAGCCATTTTCGGTACACAAATGGAACGCCACGTAGGAAAACGCTTAGACATTCCTTGTGGAGTTATAGCTTCACCCATACACGTCCAGAACTTCCCCATAGGATACAAACCATTTTTAGGTTACGAAGGCACAAATCAGATCACAGACTTGATATACAATTCCTTCACCTTGGGAATGGAAGATCACCTCTTAGAAATCTTCGGTGGACACGACACCAAAGAAGTAATTACCAAAGGAATATCAGCCGACTCAGACCTCAACTGGTCGAAAGACGGACAAGCCGAATTAAACAAAATTCCCGGATTTGTGCGCGGTAAAGTCAAACGCAACACCGAGAAATTTGCTCGTGAGAGAGGCTTCAAAGAGATTAACGCCGAAGTGCTTTATGCAGCCAAAGAATCCGTAGGCGCTTAA
- a CDS encoding ABC exporter membrane fusion protein yields MVPKQRQSLTKPVSQWSIILAISISVGTGTISFYSFSRNRSTPTVEPAIAPSSSSNITSVAALGRLEPQGEVIRLSAANSQAGVRVAKLLVNKGDWVTQGEVVAILDNYYTRLAALEKAQKQVLVAQASVNQVKAGAKAGDISAQEATIARLEAELRGEIAAQEATIARLEAELRNADSENQRYQQLYKEGAVSASNSDSQQLRYDTVRQQLNEAQAALNRTVETLQKQLNEAQARLQSIAEVRPTDIQAAQTDVESAIASVKQAQADWDLSSVRSPIDGQVLKIHTRPGEIISNTGIAELGRTQQMYVVAEVYETDIQKVRIGQSAMITSNAFSGELRGKVTDIGLQVSRQNIFDLNPQVNTDNKVVDVKIRLDNLPDNEPVTTLTDLQVEVLISI; encoded by the coding sequence ATGGTACCCAAACAAAGGCAGTCATTGACAAAACCTGTAAGTCAGTGGTCAATAATTTTGGCAATTTCTATATCTGTAGGTACTGGGACAATTTCCTTCTACAGTTTTTCCCGAAATCGTTCAACTCCTACAGTGGAACCTGCTATTGCACCAAGCAGTTCTTCTAATATAACTAGTGTTGCAGCTTTAGGACGTTTAGAGCCTCAAGGCGAAGTTATTCGGTTATCTGCTGCTAATTCCCAAGCGGGGGTTCGGGTGGCGAAACTTCTGGTTAATAAAGGGGACTGGGTGACTCAAGGGGAAGTGGTGGCAATTCTGGACAATTATTATACTCGGCTTGCTGCTTTAGAAAAAGCCCAAAAACAGGTTTTAGTTGCTCAAGCTAGTGTCAATCAGGTAAAAGCCGGAGCCAAAGCCGGAGACATATCTGCACAAGAAGCGACGATTGCTCGTCTAGAGGCTGAGTTAAGGGGAGAAATTGCGGCACAAGAAGCGACGATTGCTCGTCTAGAGGCTGAGTTGCGTAATGCTGATAGTGAAAATCAACGATATCAACAGTTATATAAAGAAGGTGCAGTTTCAGCGTCAAATTCAGATAGTCAGCAGTTGCGATATGATACTGTTCGACAGCAGCTCAATGAAGCTCAAGCTGCTCTCAACCGGACTGTAGAAACTCTGCAAAAGCAGTTAAACGAAGCTCAAGCTAGACTCCAGAGTATTGCTGAAGTCCGTCCTACTGATATACAAGCCGCACAGACTGATGTTGAGAGTGCGATCGCTTCGGTAAAACAAGCTCAAGCCGACTGGGATTTAAGTTCAGTGCGATCGCCTATCGATGGCCAAGTACTGAAAATTCATACTCGTCCAGGAGAAATTATTAGCAACACCGGCATAGCAGAATTAGGACGCACACAACAGATGTATGTAGTTGCAGAGGTCTATGAAACTGATATTCAAAAAGTGCGTATAGGACAGTCGGCGATGATTACTAGCAATGCTTTTTCGGGAGAATTACGCGGAAAAGTTACAGATATTGGTTTGCAAGTTAGTAGACAAAACATTTTTGATCTCAATCCACAAGTGAATACAGATAACAAAGTAGTTGATGTCAAAATCCGGCTTGATAACCTACCTGATAACGAACCAGTGACTACTTTAACTGATTTACAGGTGGAGGTACTCATTTCTATATAA
- a CDS encoding DevA family ABC transporter ATP-binding protein, producing MDTANFVLRQAKKQYIVRIENLNQYLGTKSLKHQILFDINLAIRPGEIVIMTGPSGSGKTTLLTLIGGLRSIQNGSLKFLEQELYGASNEQLVKVRRHIGYIFQAHNLLDFLTARQNVQMTLELHKNISPGEARRQAEAMLTAVKLEHRVNYYPSDLSGGQKQRVAIARALVSHPKLVLADEPTAALDSKSGRDVVNLMQQLAREQNCAILMVTHDNRILDIADRIIHMEDGRLIKEEVCNPTTVEV from the coding sequence ATGGACACAGCTAATTTTGTACTTAGACAGGCGAAAAAACAGTATATTGTCAGAATAGAAAATCTCAACCAATACTTGGGGACAAAATCTTTAAAGCATCAAATTTTGTTTGATATTAATTTGGCTATTAGACCAGGAGAAATTGTAATTATGACTGGACCTTCAGGTTCAGGAAAAACTACTTTACTGACTTTAATTGGTGGCTTACGTTCTATTCAAAATGGCAGTCTCAAATTTTTAGAACAAGAACTTTATGGTGCTAGCAATGAACAATTAGTAAAAGTCCGTCGTCATATTGGCTATATTTTTCAAGCGCACAATTTATTAGATTTTTTAACAGCCCGGCAAAATGTCCAAATGACACTGGAGTTACATAAAAACATTTCCCCTGGGGAAGCACGCCGCCAAGCAGAAGCTATGCTTACTGCTGTAAAATTGGAACATCGCGTCAATTACTATCCATCTGACCTTTCAGGAGGACAAAAGCAACGGGTAGCGATCGCGCGGGCTTTAGTCAGTCATCCCAAACTAGTCTTAGCCGATGAACCTACAGCCGCCTTAGATAGTAAATCTGGACGAGATGTTGTCAACCTCATGCAACAATTAGCTAGAGAACAGAATTGTGCTATTTTAATGGTCACTCACGACAACCGCATTTTAGACATAGCAGACCGGATAATTCACATGGAAGACGGTCGATTAATTAAAGAAGAAGTGTGCAATCCGACTACAGTAGAAGTATAA